The genomic segment CGGCTGCCCTGCAAAGCCTGCCCGCGCCTTCCATAGGCGAAATCACCAATCACGCCTTGCGTTCAATGGTCTCCATCCGGCGATACCTGAAGGTGGTGTTCCTGAACATGATCCTGGCCATCGCCGCGTGCGTTGTGTTCCGAATCCCGTCAGCATGGTATGTCTGCCTCTTCGACTTCCTCATGCTCACCTGGTCGTTTTCACCATTCTGGTTCTTCAAGGAGGCAGGAGCGGCCGCCCAGACTAACGAGGGTCTGCGCGGACATGAAACGCTGGCGCGCGAGGCGGGCGACTGAGCAGGAGTTGCAATCCGCGAATACTGCCTAAGCGGCCGTTCTCTTTCTGTCGAGAAGCTCGATGAGGTCGGAAACGAGCACCGGCTTGGGAAGGAAGGATATCTCCTGGGCAGGCTCAAACGGCAGGTCGCTCGGATCGAAATGATGCAGGTTGGCGGAGGTCAGAATGATCTGGCACCCAGGCTGCTCTTTCGAGAACCACTCGGCCAGATCGATGCCGCTGAGCCCGGGCATGACGACATCGGTGACGAGGACGTCAGGCCGGAAGCGCTGCGCCGCCTGCGCCGCCCCCTTTGCACTGTACTCGCACATGGTCTGGAAACCACGATGGCGGAGAATTCGCGCGAGGGTGTCGGCGATGGCGCACTCGTCATCGACCACCAGAACGCGGACACAGTCAGGGGAAGAGGGCAAAACAAAATCCTTTTGACGGCACCACAGCCATCATTGTCTCAATTTTATCCAATGAAAGAACCGGGGATTGTCCCTAGTATTTTGACGCATAAATCGCATTTATGTCGCGCTTTTTTCAAGGCGGTTTTGCCAGCAGGCGTTACGGACTCTAGAAGGCGGCGGACGAAGCCGATCGAGCTCTCTAGAACTCGTTCATCACCATAACAATTCGTCCGACGATAAGGTCGCCAGGCGACTCCCCCGGCCCGGGCTCGAGCAGGTCAACCGGAGCAGCACGATTATGCGGCCGCAGCAACAACCGGCCAGCCTGAAAATCCGCATAGCGCACCTTCAGGCGCGTGTCGTGCCGCACGGCGTAAAGGTTTGCCCGTGCAGGCCGGTATTGCAGCAGTGAGTTGTAGTGGCGGTCGAGGAACACCACGCTGTCCGCCAGCACGATCGGCTCCATGGCCGGGGCATCGAGCGCCGGGATCTGGATGGCGACAAAGCGATGCCACGCGCGCCGGCTGACCGTGGCTCTGGCTATGGCCCTGGACAGCAACCCTGCCGGAACCGGCAGCAGCTTTTGCACGGCGGCCAGCCTGAGTTGCGGCTCGTACATGGCGGTGGAGTGCGATACCAGCGGCACATGAAGCAGGTCT from the Occallatibacter riparius genome contains:
- a CDS encoding response regulator, with the translated sequence MPSSPDCVRVLVVDDECAIADTLARILRHRGFQTMCEYSAKGAAQAAQRFRPDVLVTDVVMPGLSGIDLAEWFSKEQPGCQIILTSANLHHFDPSDLPFEPAQEISFLPKPVLVSDLIELLDRKRTAA